Proteins co-encoded in one Calorimonas adulescens genomic window:
- a CDS encoding ABC transporter permease: MLEETKSRNWEILLRNMQSFIGLIILCVALSILSPRFLTAPNILNVLRQTSLNAVIAIGMTFVILTGGIDLSVGSVLAFSSIVAAGMAHSGVSATASILVGLIIGTVLGFINGLAVTKGDVPPFIATLAMMTMARGATLVYSNGQPKTGLGDGFYFLGNARIMSIPFPVIVLFIVFIIAYYLLGETATGRYVYATGSNENAAKLTGIKTDRIKMLVYSISGFTAALSGMIVTSMLNSAPPTAGTGAELDAIAAVVLGGTSLSGGQGGVIGTIIGALIIGVLNNGLNLLNVSSYYQQLIKGAVILMAVLIDRRRR; the protein is encoded by the coding sequence ATGTTGGAAGAAACTAAGAGCCGTAACTGGGAAATCCTTTTACGTAACATGCAGTCATTTATAGGTCTGATAATTTTATGTGTGGCTTTGAGTATTCTCTCACCGAGGTTTTTAACTGCACCCAACATCCTTAATGTTTTAAGGCAGACCTCATTAAATGCAGTTATAGCGATAGGGATGACATTTGTGATACTTACAGGGGGCATAGACCTCTCCGTGGGATCGGTTTTGGCATTCTCCAGTATAGTTGCTGCAGGAATGGCCCACTCTGGTGTCAGTGCAACTGCTTCCATACTGGTTGGGCTTATTATTGGCACTGTCCTTGGGTTTATAAATGGCCTGGCCGTCACCAAAGGTGATGTACCACCGTTTATAGCCACCCTCGCTATGATGACCATGGCAAGAGGTGCAACACTGGTCTATTCCAATGGGCAACCGAAGACAGGGCTTGGTGATGGGTTTTATTTCCTTGGAAATGCAAGGATTATGTCGATACCCTTCCCTGTAATAGTGCTGTTTATAGTTTTTATTATAGCATACTATTTGCTCGGTGAAACAGCCACGGGGAGGTACGTATACGCCACAGGTAGCAACGAAAATGCAGCAAAGCTCACCGGCATAAAAACCGACAGGATAAAGATGCTGGTCTATTCCATATCAGGTTTTACTGCAGCCTTAAGCGGTATGATTGTAACATCAATGCTCAATTCCGCCCCACCTACGGCGGGCACAGGAGCCGAGCTCGATGCTATAGCTGCGGTAGTATTGGGAGGCACAAGCCTTTCTGGAGGCCAGGGTGGCGTGATAGGTACAATAATTGGTGCGCTGATAATAGGTGTTTTAAATAATGGCCTCAACCTTTTAAATGTGTCCTCATACTATCAGCAGCTTATAAAGGGTGCAGTAATACTGATGGCAGTATTAATCGATAGGAGAAGAAGGTAG
- the rbsB gene encoding ribose ABC transporter substrate-binding protein RbsB, whose protein sequence is MKRLVSAMLIMLLVVGLAAGCGTSQSQQQGQAPAEQNQQSEGPKKIGLVISTLNNPFFVTLRDGAQKKADELGYQLIVLDSQNDSAKELSNVQDVLQQGISLLMINPVDSDAVVNAVKLANDAKIPVITLDRSANGGEVVTHIASDNVAGGKMAGDFIVNKLNGKGKVVQLEGIPGASAARDRGQGFADAIKGTQIEVVASQAADFDRTKGLQVMENILQAQPQIDAVFAQNDEMALGALQAIEASGRQGIIIVGFDATDDAVKAVNDGKMAATVAQQPEQIGSLGVENADKIIKGQQVPKYIPVDLKLITK, encoded by the coding sequence ATGAAGAGGTTAGTATCAGCAATGCTAATAATGCTTCTTGTGGTAGGCCTGGCAGCCGGGTGTGGCACCAGTCAATCGCAACAGCAGGGACAGGCCCCGGCAGAGCAGAACCAGCAGAGTGAAGGCCCAAAAAAGATAGGTCTGGTTATATCTACACTCAACAATCCGTTCTTTGTCACGCTAAGGGATGGCGCACAGAAAAAGGCAGACGAGCTTGGATATCAGCTTATTGTCTTAGACTCACAAAACGATTCAGCTAAAGAATTATCCAATGTACAGGATGTACTGCAGCAGGGCATAAGCCTACTTATGATAAACCCCGTTGACAGCGATGCTGTGGTAAATGCTGTAAAACTGGCCAACGATGCAAAAATACCTGTAATCACACTGGACAGAAGCGCTAATGGCGGCGAGGTTGTAACACACATCGCCTCTGATAATGTAGCCGGTGGCAAGATGGCTGGTGACTTCATAGTAAACAAGTTGAATGGCAAGGGTAAGGTAGTCCAGTTGGAAGGCATTCCTGGAGCTTCAGCGGCCAGGGATAGAGGCCAGGGATTTGCTGACGCCATAAAAGGCACTCAAATTGAGGTTGTTGCCTCACAGGCTGCTGATTTCGACAGGACAAAGGGACTTCAAGTAATGGAAAACATACTCCAGGCTCAACCACAGATAGATGCCGTATTCGCTCAAAATGATGAAATGGCACTGGGGGCACTCCAGGCCATAGAGGCATCAGGCAGACAGGGTATAATTATTGTTGGCTTTGACGCCACTGACGATGCTGTTAAGGCAGTCAACGACGGCAAGATGGCAGCCACAGTAGCCCAGCAACCTGAACAGATAGGTTCTCTTGGCGTCGAAAATGCCGATAAGATAATAAAAGGGCAGCAGGTGCCGAAGTATATACCTGTGGACTTGAAGTTGATAACAAAATAA
- a CDS encoding iron-containing alcohol dehydrogenase, giving the protein MKSNFTYFMPTEIVFGPGKLKELTKLSLPGKKALIVIGSNNSMKRHGYLDRVIGYLKENNVESVVYDKILPNPIATHVAEGAKIAKENNCDFVIGLGGGSTIDSSKAIAIMARNPGDYWDYVSDGTGKGMEIKNRPLPIVAIPTTAGTGTESDPWAVITNTETNEKIGFGYRYTFPTLSIVDPELMLSIPPEFTAYQGMDAFFHAVEGYIAEVNQPASDVHALQSVSLITEYLPKAVADGNNIEARTAMAWASTSAGIVESLSSCVSHHSMEHAVSAYHPDIPHGAGLIMLSVSYFSFMASKAPDRFIDLARAMGEDIIGNTKEEQAQCFITALKKLIKNIGMEDLKLSNFNVKEDEIEKLSKNAMEAMSSLFKVDPYKLSLEEVKSIYRACF; this is encoded by the coding sequence ATGAAATCTAATTTTACTTATTTTATGCCTACTGAAATAGTTTTTGGCCCAGGCAAGCTAAAGGAATTGACAAAATTATCGCTTCCCGGAAAGAAAGCTTTGATTGTCATAGGAAGCAATAACTCAATGAAAAGACATGGATATCTGGACAGGGTTATTGGCTATTTAAAGGAAAACAACGTCGAATCCGTTGTCTACGATAAGATTTTGCCCAACCCCATTGCCACCCATGTAGCAGAGGGTGCAAAAATAGCCAAAGAAAATAACTGCGATTTTGTAATAGGCCTCGGCGGAGGTAGTACAATAGATTCTTCAAAGGCAATAGCTATTATGGCAAGGAACCCAGGAGACTACTGGGATTATGTCTCAGACGGCACCGGAAAGGGCATGGAAATAAAAAACAGGCCGCTGCCTATCGTTGCAATACCAACCACGGCAGGTACAGGCACTGAGTCTGACCCATGGGCAGTAATAACAAACACTGAGACCAATGAAAAGATTGGCTTCGGTTACAGATACACCTTTCCGACACTTTCTATAGTAGACCCTGAACTCATGCTGTCCATTCCACCTGAGTTTACAGCATATCAGGGAATGGATGCTTTCTTCCATGCTGTGGAGGGATATATAGCAGAGGTCAATCAGCCTGCCAGCGATGTCCATGCATTGCAGTCCGTAAGCCTAATAACAGAATATCTTCCAAAGGCAGTGGCGGACGGGAACAACATTGAGGCACGCACAGCTATGGCCTGGGCAAGCACATCTGCAGGTATCGTGGAATCCCTATCATCATGTGTTTCGCATCACTCCATGGAACATGCAGTGAGCGCTTATCATCCAGATATACCTCATGGTGCAGGTCTTATAATGCTCTCAGTCTCGTATTTCAGTTTTATGGCATCAAAAGCCCCCGATAGGTTTATTGACTTAGCAAGGGCGATGGGAGAGGATATCATAGGCAATACTAAAGAGGAGCAGGCTCAATGCTTTATTACCGCCCTTAAAAAATTGATTAAGAATATTGGTATGGAAGACTTAAAACTCTCTAACTTTAATGTGAAAGAGGACGAAATAGAAAAACTGTCTAAAAATGCTATGGAGGCTATGAGTTCTCTCTTCAAGGTAGACCCTTATAAACTGTCATTAGAAGAGGTAAAATCAATATATAGGGCCTGTTTCTAA
- a CDS encoding NAD(P)H-dependent flavin oxidoreductase has product MKLPSLKIGNLEARIPIIQGGMGVGISMSGLASAVANAGGIGVISGLHLSLSDPKWGINIRKANIEALRAEIRKAYKLAPNGIIGVNILVAITEYATMVKTAIEEGIDMIISGAGLPLNLPEFVKGTQTKAVPIVSSAKAASVICKSWDKKHGYCPDAVVVEGPLAGGHLGFKREELENIDEHRLEDVVPEVIEAVKPYEEKYGRKIPVIAAGGIFDGKDIAKFLKLGASGVQMATRFVATYECDASLEFKQAYVNAKKDDVIIINSPVGMPGRAIRNGFLEDVKKSQKTPDFCKYNCLRTCIPEKAPYCIAQALLNAQKGNLDEGFAFCGQNVYRVDKIVHVSDLMDELVKEAEENL; this is encoded by the coding sequence GTGAAACTTCCATCACTTAAAATAGGAAATCTGGAAGCAAGGATACCCATAATACAGGGTGGCATGGGTGTTGGCATATCAATGTCTGGCCTGGCCTCTGCAGTAGCCAATGCAGGAGGCATCGGAGTAATATCTGGACTGCACCTGTCTCTTAGCGACCCCAAATGGGGCATAAACATAAGAAAGGCAAACATTGAGGCGTTAAGAGCAGAGATAAGAAAGGCATACAAATTGGCTCCCAACGGCATCATAGGAGTAAACATACTGGTTGCCATAACCGAATATGCAACCATGGTAAAGACTGCCATTGAAGAGGGTATAGACATGATAATTTCAGGGGCAGGTCTGCCTCTCAATCTGCCCGAGTTTGTAAAAGGCACACAGACAAAAGCCGTACCAATAGTATCATCCGCCAAGGCAGCCAGTGTAATATGCAAATCCTGGGATAAAAAGCATGGTTACTGTCCTGACGCAGTTGTAGTAGAAGGTCCATTGGCAGGTGGGCACCTTGGGTTTAAAAGAGAAGAGCTGGAAAACATAGATGAGCACAGATTGGAGGATGTTGTACCTGAGGTCATAGAGGCTGTAAAGCCCTATGAAGAGAAATATGGCAGAAAGATACCCGTCATTGCAGCAGGCGGTATATTTGACGGTAAAGATATAGCAAAATTTCTGAAATTAGGCGCCAGCGGGGTACAGATGGCGACGAGGTTCGTGGCCACCTATGAATGTGACGCTTCTTTGGAGTTTAAGCAGGCCTATGTTAACGCAAAAAAGGATGATGTCATAATAATAAACAGCCCTGTCGGGATGCCCGGCAGAGCTATCAGAAATGGCTTTCTTGAAGATGTCAAAAAAAGTCAAAAGACACCTGATTTTTGCAAGTATAACTGCCTGCGTACCTGTATACCTGAAAAAGCCCCCTACTGCATAGCACAGGCTCTTTTAAATGCGCAAAAAGGAAATCTGGACGAGGGTTTTGCCTTTTGTGGTCAAAATGTTTACAGGGTAGACAAGATTGTTCATGTAAGTGATTTGATGGATGAACTTGTAAAGGAAGCCGAAGAAAATCTTTAA